From the Daphnia magna isolate NIES linkage group LG3, ASM2063170v1.1, whole genome shotgun sequence genome, one window contains:
- the LOC116933495 gene encoding uncharacterized protein SYNPCC7002_A0175 translates to MKLSLLFLGLFLVATSLSNPAPESIMELLLKARQDRLSTLVQAIQAAGLAETLQKEGPFTLFAPVNDAFKKLPEESVAKLTATPTELKKLLLRHVVKGNIPLSELKTGDLTSLEGGISKITVSAPDNITVDKAKIYAPMNLTSTTAVNGVIHFIDHVLLP, encoded by the exons ATGAAGTTGTCGCTCCTTTTCTTAGGTCTCTTTTTGGTTGCTACTTCTCTGAGCAACCCTGCTCCGGAAAGTATTATGGAACTGTTGTTGAAGGCCCGTCAAGACCGTCTTTCCACTCTCGTGCAAGCCATTCAAGCTGCTGGGTTAGCTGAAACATTACAAAAGg AGGGCCCTTTCACGCTTTTCGCTCCCGTAAACGATGCATTCAAGAAGCTACCAGAAGAAAGTGTTGCAAAATTAACTGCTACCCCAACTGAACTTAAAAAGTTGCTCTTGCGTCACGTTGTCAAAGGCAATATTCCTCTCAGTGAGCTCAAAACTGGCGATCTGACCAGCCTAGAAGGAGGAATTTCTAAGATCACGGTGTCTGCACCAG ATAACATAACTGTGGACAAAGCCAAGATCTATGCTCCGATGAATTTGACGTCAACTACGGCTGTTAACGGCGTGATTCACTTTATCGATCACGTCTTACTTCCTTGA
- the LOC116933532 gene encoding transforming growth factor-beta-induced protein ig-h3, which produces MKLLIISLALCACNMAVPIEPSTQPLLELLSSSGFSELKEALVKHNMTNIINATEPMTIFAPSNEAFKILKQNPWTKNMTHGMMEKLLGRLVVLHRKLLPADVRNEMIVDTASNEKLRLNVYPKVRTVNGIMVVMEPNVQSQQVIIYRVNRFPMSPPPGRDIFEMLNRRKERFSTLVRAIEVANLKETLKTGGPFTLFAPNNDAFKALPEAKLAKLMESPAELKSILLGHVINGTYFLGALLDSPELPALTGGLNKIAVNGMNITVNETKVLTREGMIAENGAIHVIDRVLLPSNTTAPLPV; this is translated from the exons ATGAAGCTGCTCATCATTTCGCTCGCCTTGTGTGCCTGCAACATGGCCGTACCAATT GAGCCATCGACACAACCGCTGTTGGAATTGTTGAGCAGTTCAGGATTCTCCGAGTTGAAAGAAGCATTGGTAAAGCATAATATGACCAACATCATCAACGCTACAG AACCGATGACGATCTTTGCTCCATCGAATGAAGCCTTCAAAATCCTGAAACAGAATCCGTGGACGAAGAACATGACTCACGGGATGATGGAAAAACTGTTGGGCCGCCTCGTCGTTCTTCACCGCAAATTATTACCAGCCGATGTCCGCAATGAAATGATTGTCGATACGGCATCCAACGAGAAACTCCGCTTGAACGTTTATCCAAAG GTGAGAACGGTCAACGGCATTATGGTCGTCATGGAGCCTAACGTTCAGTCTCAGCAAGTGATCATTTACCGCGTGAATCGCTTCCCAATGTCACCACCACCTGGAAGAGACATCTTCGAGATGTTGAACAGACGCAAAGAACGTTTCTCAACTCTTGTACGAGCGATCGAAGTTGCCAATTTAAAGGAAACGTTGAAGACAG GTGGACCGTTCACTTTATTTGCCCCGAATAATGACGCATTTAAAGCTTTACCTGAAGCCAAATTGGCCAAACTGATGGAATCACCGGCCGAGCTGAAATCTATTTTGCTCGGACATGTCATTAACGGCACCTACTTCCTTGGCGCTTTGCTGGACTCTCCGGAACTGCCGGCCCTCACGGGTGGACTTAACAAAATCGCCGTCAACGGAATGA ATATAACGGTGAATGAAACCAAAGTCCTCACCAGAGAAGGCATGATCGCCGAGAATGGCGCAATCCACGTAATCGACCGTGTCCTCTTGCCTTCAAATACCACCGCTCCTCTACCCGTATAA
- the LOC116918743 gene encoding protein sll1483 — MNSIVALTCLLLASVLAVSARPQDASTMLKNTLTLANFTRLVDDLVKFDLADSVSKAGPKTIFAPSNQAFREMMMHNRPMTNNTEIMPKLLRRSFVVNRRIMPDDITNEMVIDTISGDQLRFNIYNTTMTVNGVIMTKEPLVVNNDVVVYRINSVILSSFMKGQNLMVMLEANKDRFSMLIRCIQDTGLTETLTKDGPFTLFAPTNEAFRSLPTEVLARLMASPEEMKRVLTGHVTKGTYFLGALDSKDSGTDSVLPTLDGGSNKIMISGRTIKVDGAPVITSADNIMADNGVIHAISRVLMPN; from the exons ATGAATTCAATCGTAGCGTTGACTTGTTTGCTGTTGGCATCAGTGTTAGCTGTTTCAGCTAGGCCG CAAGATGCCAGTACGATGCTGAAAAATACGTTAACATTAGCCAATTTCACCCGGCTTGTTGACGATTTAGTTAAATTCGATTTGGCGGATAGTGTCAGCAAAGCTG GACCTAAAACTATATTCGCTCCGAGCAACCAGGCTTTCCGAGAAATGATGATGCACAACCGGCCCATGACGAATAACACGGAAATTATGCCGAAGTTATTGCGACGCAGTTTCGTAGTCAATCGAAGAATTATGCCTGATGACATTACAAACGAGATGGTTATCGATACTATTTCAGGAGATCAGCTGCGATTCAATATCTACAACACG ACAATGACTGTTAACGGTGTCATCATGACAAAAGAGCCTCTAGTGGTCAACAATGACGTAGTTGTCTATCGCATCAATAGCGTCATTCTATCTTCATTCATGAAAGGTCAAAACTTGATGGTCATGTTGGAAGCTAACAAGGATCGTTTCTCCATGTTGATTCGATGCATCCAAGACACTGGACTGACAGAAACCCTAACGAAAG ATGGACCGTTTACTCTGTTCGCACCGACTAACGAAGCGTTCCGATCTTTACCAACGGAAGTATTGGCTAGATTGATGGCCTCTCCTGAAGAGATGAAACGCGTTCTGACTGGACACGTAACTAAAGGCACTTATTTCCTCGGTGCGTTGGACTCCAAGGACAGTGGAACAGACAGCGTTCTACCTACTTTAGATGGTGGATCAAATAAGATTATGATTTCTGGACGAA CCATTAAAGTGGACGGGGCACCGGTTATTACCAGCGCTGATAATATCATGGCAGACAACGGAGTCATTCATGCTATTTCTCGCGTTCTTATGCCCAACTGA